The Tolypothrix sp. NIES-4075 DNA window CGAATTAACCCAATCGGTGGGGTGGTTTTAACCGAGGAGTGGAGAATAAAATATGAGGTTTCCAACTAATCCGAATTAACCCAATCGGTGGGGAACCCAGGAGGTTACAGTGCAAACGCACTAATGAAAGTTTCCAACTAATCCGAATTAACCCAATCGGTGGGGAAAATTTCTTATCTCAAAAAGGCTAATAGAGATAGGTGTTTCCAACTAATCCGAATTAACCCAATCGGTGGGGAATCCTTTTCCTAAAGAAGGAGAGACTGGCTATGAAAATTGTTTCCAACTAATCCGAATTAACCCAATCGGTGGGGCGACAAAGCAGACCAAGTTATTGCCGCCATTCAAAGTTTCCAACTAATCCGAATTAACCCAATCGGTGGGGTTACTCTCTTACGGAAAAGAAGGCAATACAATCTCCAGTTATAGTTTCCAACTAATCCGAATTAACCCAATCGGTGGGGAGAACCCTATCATTTTTCTGATCCGCAATGTATTCGTTTCCAACTAATCCGAATTAACCCAATCGGTGGGGAATCATGAAAGTTCAAAACTTAATTCCCGCTATTGCTATCGTTTCCAACTAATCCGAATTAACCCAATCGGTGGGGTATTATTCACACGCGATTACAAGTCTTTCTGTAAGGTTTCCAACTAATCCGAATTAACCCAATCGGTGGGGCCGGTATAAGAAGATTGATATAGGCAAAATGTGTAAGGTTTCCAACTAATCCGAATTAACCCAATCGGTGGGGTTTAACCCGTCTACCCAAACGAAGCGCCCCTTTATTATTGTTTCCAACTAATCCGAATTAACCCAATCGGTGGGGGATCAGAAAAACCCGTAGACAATTCTATGGGAGAAAAGTTTCCAACTAATCCGAATTAACCCAATCGGTGGGGAGTTCGTCTAGGAGCCTTTACCCAGTAAGGGTTTCAGCCACCAAATCGACACCACTGCTAAAAGTATAGTACATTCTCCCAAAAATTGACTCAAACACATACCTGAAATCCTTACCCAGTAAGCAATCGACACCAGTTAACGAAAAATATAGGGTTGAGCGCGATTTGCCGAGTGGTGTCGATGAACATCTGAAAAGTACCTCCTCAATTGCCTCAAACCTAGATAACATAATAATTTGGGGGTGCTGCTGGTTCTTCACTACCAATAGTTAACACTCTGGAAACAGCCTCTTCCGATATCCAATAAAATCGCACATTATCCTCAGATGGTTTAACAAGTTTTTTTGATTTCTCAAACAGTTGCCGCATTTCCTCCAAACTTAAAAAACACTCAAACACGGAAAATTGTACTCTTCGTCCATAACCCTCTAGAAAATTGGATAACTTAGTGCGTCTTTTATCATCAGGAATATCATATACAACAAGCACTAACATTTTTACTAGTGAGAATTAATACTTTAGGAAAGTATAAGCTCTTTTACTTACAAGATACAAGGCGTAATTTAAATTATAATCATGTTAAGATTCCCACATATAATGGCACGTTACGGCTCACAAAGATATTCGATGAAATTCACAATAATTTACTAGCCGTAACATACCCTACTACCAACTTTTTAATTCAAAATCCCTAACCTGCCCTCAAAAAAGATTCATAGGCAACCCCAGATAACAAACAACGTTTATATCTTCTTATCTGCAACTGAATTGCATGTCTGTATGTCACTTGAGATATTAAATCTGGATGAGAAACTTGTTCATTCATCCGAGTTTCAAACTGTTTCAAAAAAACTTTTCGTGCTGATTGACTTAAATACACTCCTCCTGTACTCGCAACTACATCAAAATCCTTCGATTTAAATAAAGAATGATTAATAATATTTAACACCAAACTGTCCACAATGGGAGAGCGAAATTCCTCCATCAAATCGAAAGCCAAATATGGCTTCTGTCTCTCACCATAATGAAAATTACCAATATATGGGGAAAGCCCTTCTGCAATGAGAAAACTCAACACATTATTAAACAAAAGGGTGTAACCAAAACTTAATAAAGAATTAACTTCATCAATAGGAGGTTGACGAAATCTCTGAGAAAAACTAAAAGCAGAATTAGTAATCAACTTTCCAAAAGCTGGAAAATATCTGGCAGCAGCAATACCTTCATAACCCCGCAATGAATCCAAATTATCTACATATTCTAGGGCATCAATATCTTGATTAATACCATAAATAGCCTTTTCCACATCTTCTAATTTACGTTTACGATTTAATCGCATTAATAGCTGCTTAGAATTCATTAACTTACCTAAAACAACAGCTTTGGATACGTTAAATTGAAAATAATCATCATTCCGTCTCTCAATTTGAATTAGCTGATTATCCAAATTAGTAGACTCCTCACTCCACAAATGACCGTGATATTGTCCCGATTGACTGAGAAATAACACAGCAATTTTATCTTGCAGACAAGCATTAATTACAGGAGTTGATAATTGAATATTGCCAAAAACAAGAATTTGCTGCACTTCCCGTATTGGGACTTCAAGCTTAGGCTTTTCTGAGACATGAATGATAAAACGTTGATAATCTTTATAAATTGAAGTTCCTTGTTCAATTAAGTAAATAGCTGCCATTTCTAAATTCCAAATATTTGTTTGAAAAGGGCTATTATCCTCTTCACTTTCTGGAAGTATTTCTGTTTCTACTTCTGCAAGAAAAGGTTGATGTAAATAAGCAATATTTATTGTATCTCCGTCTTTCTCCTCATTTAAATGAGTAATCTCGTTTTTTTGCACTAAAAAAAGAGTTTCTAAGCCTTTTTCCTTGTCTAATGGAGATTTTTCTCGACTTTTTTTTTACTAGAATTTTTACCTTGTTTTTTTTCTTGCTTCTCCTTTATCCCCGACTTCAACTTAACTTTATTCGCATCTACAGGGAAAATCGCATTTTCTAAAAAACCATGACCTAAAAACCGAAAACCACGCTCAAAATTAGTAACTTGTGTTTTCTCGGTATTTATTGTCAACCCCATTGAATCCAACAAATTAATAATTTCTAACTTTGCTGATAAAATTCGTTCTTGACTGCGCGATAAAACCATAAAATCATCGGCATAACGCACAATTTTTAAATCAGTTGCACTCACTAATTCATCAAATTCATGTAGATATATATTCGCCAAAATGGGAGAAATGACCGCACCTTGCGGTATACCTTTTTGTGGTAATATCAATCCTTCTTGTGTTAACACTCCAACGGATATCCAAGATTTTATTAAACATAAAAAACCCGGATTATCTATATGTAACCTTACCTCTTTTAATAACCTAGAATGGTCAATGTTATCAAAAAACTTCACAATATCTGCATCTAACACCCAAACATAACCCATATCTCGCCAATCAGCGATTTTCTCTACCGCATTGATATAAGATAAATTGGGACGATAGGCAAAACTTACAGGTGAAAATTTATCCTCCATTAATGGGCACAGCACATTTAATAAAGCCTGCTGAACAATTCTGTCCCTAACTGTTGGTATTTTCAACTCTCTTTGCGTGCCGTTTTTTTTAGGAATAATTACCTGCTTGCAAGGGAGAGGTTGATAAGTACTATTAGCTACTGCATTGAGTAATTGATAAATATTAACTGTTTGATTGCCAGCAAAACTACTAATTGTTTCTCCATCTACCCCCGCACAACCACGATTTTCGGCAACCTTTAACCAAGCACGTTGAAAATTATTGATATCGAGAAATCTGCTAGCAATATCAATCATAACAATTTGCAATCCAAATTTAAGAATAATTGAACGAGGGACTAGGGACTGGGGATTAGGGACTGGGGATACAGGATACGAGTAGGGGGATTCAGACCCACTCCCTTGTTTTGTTCGCGTAGCGTCTCGTAGAGAAGAAAACTATTCAAGCGTCCCCAGTCCAAGCGTCCCCCAGTCGCGGAGCGCCATACAAGCGAGAGACTTGCTACGCTAAGAGTCGGAGAATCCTGGCGCAACCCGTTGAAAATTATGACTTTTTTAGATGCAGCCATGTTAGAGGCTATTCTTTCTTGTTAAACTCACTAACAATTCGATTGAATTCCTGTACGATCCAAGAATTAGCATCCGTTTCTAAAAATACTTCCAAGAGAGTGTGGTAATACCATAATGTACCATCCTTACCACCTTTAAACTTTTCCCAAGTTGCTTCCCCTTCTTTGTATAAATCACTTAAAATACTGCGTGCATTATGCAATTTATCTGCTAGCGCTACTCTACGAATTGAAGCTGAAGCATGACGCAATTTTTCAATATATTGCTGTTTGCGTTCTTGCCAAGGCGGTTTTGGTATAGTATCTGCATCGGTGCAACCATCAACTATTTCGATGACTTTTACACCAAACATATTTAAAATCACTTCACGGGTTGCTGTCCCTCCTTGGTCTTCGACTGCATCATGTAATAACGCAGCGATCGCTTCATCTTCATCACCACCATTTTCTAATACCAGTGCTGCTACACTTAATAGGTGACTAATGTAAGGTACATTACCTCCTTTTCTAGTTTGTTTAGCGTGGAGTCTGGTAGCGTAAACCAAAGCTTGTTCAAAACGATGAGTTAATTTTGGTGTTTCTGTTGCGTTTAACATAGTGTTATTACCGTGATTATTTATAAAGCTTGTAAGTAGCTTCCATATCTTTTTTCATGCGTTGTCGTAAATCCCAAGGTAAAATCACCTCGACATTTGGTCCCCAAGCCCGCAAACGCATGATGATGTTATTATCATCTTTGCGATAATCGACTTTGCAATAAGTATCGCTATCTGAACGAGACTGTACTATTGAAAGCAAATTTTTTTGTTCTATTGATGCTGCGGATGTGTAATATTTTACGAGTGTTTCAACTTTTTTTTGAGAGATTTTTGTAAACATTTCATCCCTCTCAGTTCCTCGGATATAATTGCCATAAAAATATTGTTCAAACCTCAACACAAGTAATTCCTGCGGTTTGTAAATATCAAATCCCCAAGCTGCTGACATTTTATCTTTAATATCATCAGGAGTCGGTGGATATTTACCCTGACATTTATCTACAAAGTGTTTAGGAATATTGACTTCATCTATATCTTTTTGGATTTCATCTAATTGGAGAATACGGTCAAGTCGATAATCGTACCAATCAATTTTACTCCAAGGTTTATTTTCATCCTGCTTGGGAGTTTGACCGTAAGCAAATAGATAAGGTGCGCGTTGATAGTAGTAAATACAAACTGGATAAACGATACAATCAACAGTATCTTGAAATAGTTTAGCACTCTGATAGGTCAATTTTATCAACGGGACTTTATCTTGCGTCCAAATTTTTTTTAACTTCTTTTGCAGTGATTCTACGCGATTATATAGCTGGGGATGAACTATGTATTCTGCATGAATAAAAAATCTTTGAACGTTATTAATAGGTTGTGACAAGAAATTGTTAAAAGCAGATAATTCTTCATTTGTAAATTGCTCTAAGCAAGTTTCTACATCTTCCAAAGTGGCTAAAATAAACTGAGGAAATTCATCTACTTTCAAATATTTATCTTGAGTTTCTTTTCCGCGATCGCTTGCTTTTTTTAACCAACCGAAATTTACTAATGATTGAAAGTCATGGTCTTTTAAGTTGCGACTGGTTACAGCAAATAAACGCCCTTCAGATAAAGATTTAGAAAAATGGTGAGATTTTATTTGATTATTAGTATCAACTGATTTGTCTTTTTGTTTACTACATTTAGTATTATTAATCGTTCCAGTCAATAGTAATTTATCTAACTCATCATCTTGAAGATAATAATATTGCTTAAATGAGCAATGCCATTTACTTTTTTCAATGCTCAAATTTGAGTTGAATAACCAGTCAGTTAATTTTGTGGTACAGCGACACCCTTCGTGATGTAAACTTGGGGCTTTATCGCGTAAATGATGCTTTTTTGCATCTAAAAAAAATAAATCGCGCCATTCCAGAAACGTAAACTCTTCTGTTAATTCTAATTTAACTTCATCACCATCATCTCCATACAGAGAACGTAAAATAACCCATAGTCTTACTGCTTTCGCTAAGTTTTGTTTCAGAGATCCTGGCGTTAGCAACTTTAAGACTTCCACAGTGGGAGGATAATTAAAAACTTCTCTCTTCATCGTGCCTTGTGCTGCTGCTTGGTGTATGTTTCTACATTAGCAGCAGGTGGAAAAGGCTATTTCCATCTCATCCCTCAAATGAAACGGTAGATTCAAATTTTATGTATAAAGATTTTTGTCAATTGAGATTTCAGTATCCAAGTAAAAATTATGTAGTTCCTATTTATAGGAACTACATAAGTTGATTAAAACTCGGCAGTGTTTGGAAGTTCTACAACGTTGTTCTGCTGTAAGGAACGAGCCTTGCGCCGCGCCCAAGAACGGTCGTTGATTTCCTGTAAGTCTTGCAGCGATTTACCGAACTTGCGCCCTGCATATTCCAGCAACTGCTCAAGGGAATAGCGCCGTTCTTCAATAGTGCCGAAGACTATCGATGGCGGCAGGACAGACATCAATCCTTTAAACCGTAATTCCAGCCCCTTGCCCAGCTTGCGAGAGTAGAGTAAAGGGGCTATATCGGCTGACACCCTCAACACTATCAACTGCAACCCGCAGCCGTCGCATAAGGTTGGTGAAATTGGCATCAAACGTCGCCACATAAGTATGCGGTTCGTCAATGACTACGTAGCGCAACCGTCGCAAGAACTCGCGGTTTGAAGCGTTTATGTTTGCAGTTCGCTACAGCTAATGAAACAGCATAGACAGAGTGAGTCAGCGATCGCCACACCAACTCCAACTCATCGTTCTGCCCCAAGTCCAGGAAAACCGCCTGACAAAGAGATGGTTTGGATTCCAGGCGGTACGTTTACAATGGGGTCGGATCGTCATTATCCAGAAGAAGCACCCACACAACGTGTTACGGTGAGTGGATTCTGGATGGATCGGCACACTGTAACAAACAAACAGTAAGAAATAAATTATCCAATTCCTTCATTAGACATCTGGTAAAAATGAACTCTGCGTTGTCTACAACCCTTGTAGAGACGCGAAATTGTACTTCGTCCCGCTTCGCTAAGTACAGCGTTGCACCTAACGATTAAAATCGCGGCTAAACGAGCAAAGCCTGCCTTCGCAGGCTTCAAAACCCTTGATTTTACCTTAGTCCGCGTGGGCGGACTTGGTTTGTATAGCCGCGATTAAAATCGTTCGGGCTTGGTGCAAGATGTCAGCTAATGCGTCTCTACAAGATGTCTATTAAGTTTTAAATTGCTCGTCCACTCGAATCTGATAGCCGTTGGCGAGGCGATTAGTCATGTTTGCGGTGGCAATAATTGCCATGACTTCGCCAAACATGACATCACTCATTCCTTTCGCACGCGCTGCTGCTGTGTGCGAGGCAATGCAGTATTCACAACCATTCGTGACGCTGACGGCAATGTAAATTAATTCGCGCATCAGTGGATCTATTTCCCCAGGACTAGCCATTACTTCCTTTAGCGTCTCCCAGGTTCTTTGCAGGGTGGGGGGATGGTTGGCTAAGGCTTTCCAAAAGTTGTTGATATAGTCAGTTTGGCGTGTAGCGCGGATATCGTCGTACACTGCACGCACTTCGTCGCTACTGTCTTCGTATTCTATCAGATTAGTCATCAGATTTTGGATTTGGGATTCTGCAAAGTGATATTAGGCGATCGCTTCTTTGATATCATCCACCAATTCATCCATCCTTGCCTGAGTTGTATTCCAAGAACACATAAACCGCACTCCTCCCACACCGATAAATGTATAAAACTGCCAATTTTTGGCTCTTAAGCTTGTAATAACTTCTTCGGGTAATTTCACAAAAACACCATTGGCTTCTCTGGTAAACATCATTTCAACGCCTTCTATTTTTAGCAATTGATTCTCTAAATATTCAGCACATTGATTTGCATGACGTGCATTCTTAAACCAAGCACCCGTTTCTAACAAACCAAGCCAAGGAGCCGAAATAAATCGCATTTTGGATGCAAGTTGTCCCGCTTGTTTACAGCGATAGGCAAAATCTTCTGCTAATGCTTTATTAAAAAAAATAATCGCTTCCCCTAACGCCATGCCATTTTTTGTCCCGCAAAAACATAACACATCTACACCACTTTTCCAGCTAATTTCCGCAGGGCTTTTATTCATCGCCACTACTGCATTTGCAAAACGAGCGCCATCCATGTGAATTTTTAAGTTATACTTTTGGGCGACTGATTTAATAGCAACTAGTTCATCAATTGAATATAAAGTTCCTAATTCTGTCGCTTGAGTCAGACTAATTACTTTAGGTTTGGGATAGTGAATATCCGCCCGCTTATTTACAATTGCTTCTATAGCTTCGGCACTTAACTTGCCATTTTCCCCTTTAGCAAGTAGCAGCTTGGAACCATTAGAAGCAAATTCTGGCGCTCCACATTCATCAGTTTCGATATGTGCATTTTCATGGCAAATCACACTATGGTATGATTGACATAAGGCAGCTAATGATAACGAATTTGCCGCAGTACCATTAAAGACAAAAAAGACTTCGCAATCAATTTCAAATAACTTTCTAAAATA harbors:
- a CDS encoding TIGR03985 family CRISPR-associated protein — its product is MKREVFNYPPTVEVLKLLTPGSLKQNLAKAVRLWVILRSLYGDDGDEVKLELTEEFTFLEWRDLFFLDAKKHHLRDKAPSLHHEGCRCTTKLTDWLFNSNLSIEKSKWHCSFKQYYYLQDDELDKLLLTGTINNTKCSKQKDKSVDTNNQIKSHHFSKSLSEGRLFAVTSRNLKDHDFQSLVNFGWLKKASDRGKETQDKYLKVDEFPQFILATLEDVETCLEQFTNEELSAFNNFLSQPINNVQRFFIHAEYIVHPQLYNRVESLQKKLKKIWTQDKVPLIKLTYQSAKLFQDTVDCIVYPVCIYYYQRAPYLFAYGQTPKQDENKPWSKIDWYDYRLDRILQLDEIQKDIDEVNIPKHFVDKCQGKYPPTPDDIKDKMSAAWGFDIYKPQELLVLRFEQYFYGNYIRGTERDEMFTKISQKKVETLVKYYTSAASIEQKNLLSIVQSRSDSDTYCKVDYRKDDNNIIMRLRAWGPNVEVILPWDLRQRMKKDMEATYKLYK
- a CDS encoding carboxymuconolactone decarboxylase family protein, which codes for MTNLIEYEDSSDEVRAVYDDIRATRQTDYINNFWKALANHPPTLQRTWETLKEVMASPGEIDPLMRELIYIAVSVTNGCEYCIASHTAAARAKGMSDVMFGEVMAIIATANMTNRLANGYQIRVDEQFKT
- a CDS encoding formylglycine-generating enzyme family protein, whose translation is MKQHRQSESAIATPTPTHRSAPSPGKPPDKEMVWIPGGTFTMGSDRHYPEEAPTQRVTVSGFWMDRHTVTNKQ
- a CDS encoding HD domain-containing protein → MLNATETPKLTHRFEQALVYATRLHAKQTRKGGNVPYISHLLSVAALVLENGGDEDEAIAALLHDAVEDQGGTATREVILNMFGVKVIEIVDGCTDADTIPKPPWQERKQQYIEKLRHASASIRRVALADKLHNARSILSDLYKEGEATWEKFKGGKDGTLWYYHTLLEVFLETDANSWIVQEFNRIVSEFNKKE
- a CDS encoding threonine aldolase family protein: MNCNLEQFASDNNSGICPEALEYMIKANLGSAPAYGNDEWTSLATDYFRKLFEIDCEVFFVFNGTAANSLSLAALCQSYHSVICHENAHIETDECGAPEFASNGSKLLLAKGENGKLSAEAIEAIVNKRADIHYPKPKVISLTQATELGTLYSIDELVAIKSVAQKYNLKIHMDGARFANAVVAMNKSPAEISWKSGVDVLCFCGTKNGMALGEAIIFFNKALAEDFAYRCKQAGQLASKMRFISAPWLGLLETGAWFKNARHANQCAEYLENQLLKIEGVEMMFTREANGVFVKLPEEVITSLRAKNWQFYTFIGVGGVRFMCSWNTTQARMDELVDDIKEAIA
- a CDS encoding reverse transcriptase domain-containing protein, coding for MIDIASRFLDINNFQRAWLKVAENRGCAGVDGETISSFAGNQTVNIYQLLNAVANSTYQPLPCKQVIIPKKNGTQRELKIPTVRDRIVQQALLNVLCPLMEDKFSPVSFAYRPNLSYINAVEKIADWRDMGYVWVLDADIVKFFDNIDHSRLLKEVRLHIDNPGFLCLIKSWISVGVLTQEGLILPQKGIPQGAVISPILANIYLHEFDELVSATDLKIVRYADDFMVLSRSQERILSAKLEIINLLDSMGLTINTEKTQVTNFERGFRFLGHGFLENAIFPVDANKVKLKSGIKEKQEKKQGKNSSKKKVEKNLH
- the cas1 gene encoding CRISPR-associated endonuclease Cas1 encodes the protein MQKNEITHLNEEKDGDTINIAYLHQPFLAEVETEILPESEEDNSPFQTNIWNLEMAAIYLIEQGTSIYKDYQRFIIHVSEKPKLEVPIREVQQILVFGNIQLSTPVINACLQDKIAVLFLSQSGQYHGHLWSEESTNLDNQLIQIERRNDDYFQFNVSKAVVLGKLMNSKQLLMRLNRKRKLEDVEKAIYGINQDIDALEYVDNLDSLRGYEGIAAARYFPAFGKLITNSAFSFSQRFRQPPIDEVNSLLSFGYTLLFNNVLSFLIAEGLSPYIGNFHYGERQKPYLAFDLMEEFRSPIVDSLVLNIINHSLFKSKDFDVVASTGGVYLSQSARKVFLKQFETRMNEQVSHPDLISQVTYRHAIQLQIRRYKRCLLSGVAYESFLRAG
- the cas2 gene encoding CRISPR-associated endonuclease Cas2, with amino-acid sequence MLVLVVYDIPDDKRRTKLSNFLEGYGRRVQFSVFECFLSLEEMRQLFEKSKKLVKPSEDNVRFYWISEEAVSRVLTIGSEEPAAPPNYYVI